The Fervidibacillus albus genome contains a region encoding:
- a CDS encoding sigma-70 family RNA polymerase sigma factor, producing the protein MYRDDVYKIVYGILRNQKDAEDAAQEVFIKIYTSLPNYKNQGFKTWMTRIAVNHCIDMKRKAYRKREEITDEIPVKENGRDSTERRVMERELKEQIHEKINDLPENYRDVVYGYYIQGKTFEELAMEQHVKKKTIEVRLYRARVWMRKHWKEDEFI; encoded by the coding sequence ATGTACCGCGATGACGTATACAAAATTGTATACGGGATTTTACGCAATCAAAAGGATGCGGAAGATGCGGCCCAAGAAGTGTTTATTAAAATTTATACATCTCTCCCCAATTATAAAAATCAAGGATTTAAAACGTGGATGACAAGAATTGCTGTGAATCATTGTATCGATATGAAAAGGAAGGCGTATCGGAAAAGGGAAGAGATCACCGATGAAATTCCTGTAAAAGAAAACGGTCGTGACTCCACAGAACGACGAGTAATGGAAAGGGAATTGAAGGAACAAATTCACGAAAAAATTAACGATCTTCCGGAAAATTACCGGGATGTCGTGTACGGCTATTATATACAAGGAAAAACATTCGAAGAATTGGCAATGGAACAACACGTAAAGAAAAAAACGATTGAAGTGCGGCTGTACCGGGCCCGCGTATGGATGAGAAAACATTGGAAGGAGGATGAATTTATATGA
- a CDS encoding MFS transporter — MATYTKKEKSWMIYDWATSAYSIIITTAIFPIYYKAVAQQTGVSAADSTAFYSYSVSIATFILAMLGPILGTIADYKGMKKKFFLFFFLLGSISTLSLLFVPSDQWLLLLIIYVLTSIGASGANLFYNAFIVDVTEKERMDEISARGFALGYIGSVIPFVISIAIIILSQNGILPFSSSVASKIAFFITAIWWMTFTIPLLKNVKQIHYVEREPKIIVNSFKRLGQTFRNIRKYRNIFLFLLAYFFYIDGVTTIISMATVYGTDVGLGQTDLILALLAVQIVAAPFSVLFGKLANRFGAKMMLYIGIGVYTFITIYAVFLNTILEFWILAMLVATSQGGVQALSRSFFAQMVPKEKANEFFGFYNIFGRFAAVSGPFLVGITTQLTGNSSYGVLSLVILFIIGLILLIFVPNPNKTTFTVDMTYSQ; from the coding sequence TTGGCAACTTATACGAAAAAAGAAAAAAGTTGGATGATATACGATTGGGCAACTTCTGCCTATTCCATTATTATTACGACTGCTATTTTCCCCATCTACTATAAAGCAGTTGCCCAACAAACTGGGGTGTCTGCTGCAGACTCCACTGCCTTTTATTCGTATTCCGTTTCAATTGCTACCTTTATATTAGCAATGCTCGGACCGATTCTTGGGACGATTGCCGATTACAAAGGAATGAAGAAAAAATTTTTCCTCTTTTTCTTCCTTCTCGGATCCATCTCTACCCTTTCCCTTTTATTCGTACCGAGTGATCAATGGCTCCTTCTACTAATCATTTATGTACTGACATCCATTGGAGCAAGTGGAGCGAACCTGTTTTACAATGCCTTTATCGTCGATGTAACGGAAAAGGAACGGATGGATGAAATTTCTGCAAGGGGATTTGCGTTAGGGTATATCGGCAGTGTTATTCCTTTTGTCATTAGTATTGCAATCATCATTTTATCACAAAACGGTATACTTCCTTTTTCCTCATCCGTCGCTAGTAAAATCGCATTTTTCATTACCGCCATATGGTGGATGACTTTTACGATTCCGCTATTGAAAAATGTGAAACAAATCCACTATGTTGAACGGGAACCAAAAATCATCGTAAATAGTTTTAAACGTCTCGGACAAACTTTTCGCAACATCCGAAAATATCGAAATATCTTTTTGTTTTTGCTTGCCTATTTCTTTTATATTGACGGGGTCACAACGATTATTTCGATGGCGACCGTTTACGGGACAGATGTCGGACTCGGTCAGACGGATTTAATACTCGCCCTCCTCGCCGTACAAATTGTCGCAGCCCCATTTTCCGTATTATTTGGGAAACTCGCCAATCGATTCGGGGCAAAAATGATGCTCTATATTGGGATAGGGGTTTATACATTTATTACGATTTACGCCGTTTTTCTAAATACAATTTTGGAATTTTGGATTCTCGCGATGCTGGTCGCCACTTCTCAAGGGGGAGTTCAAGCCTTGAGCCGATCCTTTTTCGCCCAAATGGTACCGAAAGAAAAAGCAAATGAATTTTTCGGTTTTTACAATATTTTCGGTCGGTTTGCAGCCGTATCAGGACCCTTCCTCGTAGGAATCACAACCCAATTGACGGGAAATTCCTCCTACGGTGTGTTAAGTCTTGTCATTTTATTTATCATTGGATTAATCCTATTGATATTTGTACCAAATCCGAACAAAACAACTTTCACCGTTGATATGACCTATTCCCAATAA
- the rlmD gene encoding 23S rRNA (uracil(1939)-C(5))-methyltransferase RlmD: MTSIKEREDKILSSPQSLTVEIEHLDGKGNGQAVYWRETEDGRRKKLKLTVPQTLPGEQVKVKVANPERKRQKAVLEQLLKAHPERVSPECPHFEKCGGCVWQHWDYTGQLTEKTNHVKKVLEEQGFDSTIVRETIGMEHPWNYRNKMEFTFSSDGSLGLHEQGNFRKIIPLETCLIAGELMADAAMEVGRWSKDHRLTGYNKDTHDGLLRHLMVRKSFTTGEMMLALFATEPPTDELETIAKDLMERIERTFPQVKSLLWLVNKEVADRVQSSDTYVLSGRDFIYDEMLGFRYRLWFDTFFQTNPTQAEKLVELALEMAQPQKDEKMIDLFCGVGTFSLPFANRVEKLAGIEIVETSIESAKRNAEDNGVGNTAFLAKDARRGIDEIAEKFGKPDLLLLDPPRSGAGGKVMRKIGRLNPERIVYVSCNPDTLALDLKELVPFGYEVKAVQPVDLFPHTVHVETVCLLTRK; encoded by the coding sequence ATGACTTCAATTAAAGAAAGGGAGGACAAAATATTGTCTAGTCCACAATCCTTAACTGTAGAAATTGAACACCTCGATGGGAAAGGGAACGGTCAGGCCGTATATTGGCGAGAAACGGAAGACGGCCGGCGAAAGAAACTTAAGTTAACTGTTCCCCAAACGTTACCGGGAGAACAGGTGAAAGTGAAGGTTGCAAACCCGGAACGAAAAAGACAAAAGGCTGTACTTGAACAATTGCTAAAGGCCCATCCCGAACGAGTAAGTCCGGAATGTCCCCACTTCGAAAAATGTGGCGGATGTGTATGGCAACATTGGGATTATACCGGTCAACTAACGGAAAAAACGAATCACGTAAAAAAAGTATTGGAAGAACAAGGATTCGATTCAACAATCGTTCGAGAAACGATCGGAATGGAACATCCATGGAATTACAGGAATAAAATGGAATTTACTTTTTCTAGTGACGGTTCCCTCGGATTGCATGAACAAGGCAATTTCCGCAAAATTATCCCATTGGAAACGTGTTTAATTGCCGGTGAGCTGATGGCTGATGCGGCGATGGAAGTCGGTCGTTGGTCGAAGGATCATCGATTAACCGGGTATAACAAAGATACCCATGATGGATTGCTTAGACATCTCATGGTGCGCAAGTCCTTTACAACAGGAGAAATGATGCTTGCGTTGTTTGCTACGGAACCACCGACGGACGAATTGGAAACGATCGCGAAGGATTTAATGGAACGTATTGAAAGAACGTTCCCACAGGTGAAAAGTTTGCTTTGGTTAGTGAACAAGGAAGTGGCGGACCGGGTTCAATCTTCCGACACGTATGTGCTATCAGGAAGGGATTTTATTTATGACGAGATGCTCGGATTCCGCTATCGCCTCTGGTTCGACACCTTTTTCCAGACGAACCCGACGCAGGCAGAAAAACTTGTGGAATTGGCATTGGAGATGGCTCAACCTCAAAAGGATGAAAAAATGATTGACTTGTTTTGCGGTGTCGGCACCTTTTCCTTACCATTTGCGAACCGGGTCGAGAAACTTGCAGGAATTGAAATCGTAGAGACGTCGATCGAATCGGCGAAACGGAATGCAGAAGATAACGGAGTAGGGAACACCGCGTTTTTAGCAAAGGATGCAAGGCGGGGAATCGATGAAATTGCCGAGAAATTTGGAAAGCCAGATCTCCTTTTATTGGATCCACCCCGTTCAGGTGCTGGAGGAAAAGTAATGCGAAAAATCGGTCGGCTAAATCCGGAACGCATTGTGTATGTCTCGTGCAATCCGGATACGTTAGCTCTCGATTTAAAAGAACTCGTCCCGTTCGGCTATGAGGTAAAAGCTGTCCAACCGGTCGATCTATTTCCGCACACGGTGCATGTGGAAACGGTCTGTCTGCTGACAAGAAAATAG
- a CDS encoding cation diffusion facilitator family transporter, with translation MIKVLIKKFIKDYEDVHDPQVRASYGILSGILGMICNVFLFIIKLITGLMINSIAVISDAFNNLTDSGSSLITIIGANFSRKPPDLEHPYGHGRSEYIASLIVAFLIFAVGLELMIGSVKKIIEPEPVNVHGWSIAILFLSVFIKLWMYSYNKYIGNTIQSTMNIATAKDSFNDAIATLGVIVGTFIGMFVDFPVDGVIGLIISFFIIFTGFSTAKDSVHFLLGSSPDPDIIERIHTIISDSENIRGAHDLHVHDYGPGRKFASMHVVVPSHLNVEAAHFLIHELERRIKKELDIDIVIHIDPVEGIDEWLEEKEREKE, from the coding sequence ATGATCAAAGTGTTGATAAAAAAATTTATAAAAGATTATGAAGATGTTCACGATCCTCAGGTGAGAGCATCCTACGGAATTTTATCCGGTATTCTTGGGATGATATGTAACGTATTTTTATTTATTATTAAACTAATCACCGGTCTTATGATTAACAGTATTGCGGTTATTTCAGATGCCTTTAACAATTTAACCGATTCTGGATCATCACTTATTACGATTATTGGAGCAAATTTTAGCAGGAAGCCACCGGATTTAGAACATCCTTATGGACATGGTCGATCCGAATACATTGCTAGTTTGATTGTCGCTTTTTTAATTTTCGCTGTAGGTCTTGAGCTGATGATCGGTTCTGTAAAAAAAATCATCGAACCCGAACCAGTCAACGTCCATGGATGGTCAATAGCGATCCTTTTCCTATCCGTTTTCATTAAATTATGGATGTATTCCTATAATAAATATATCGGAAATACGATTCAATCGACGATGAATATAGCGACGGCAAAGGATAGTTTCAATGATGCCATCGCAACGCTAGGAGTTATTGTTGGTACGTTCATCGGTATGTTTGTCGACTTTCCAGTAGATGGCGTCATTGGGCTGATTATTTCGTTTTTTATTATATTTACGGGATTTTCAACGGCGAAAGACTCCGTTCATTTCCTTTTAGGTTCTTCCCCTGATCCGGACATTATCGAAAGAATACATACCATCATTTCGGATAGTGAAAACATTCGGGGTGCCCACGACCTACACGTACACGATTATGGTCCTGGAAGAAAATTTGCATCGATGCATGTAGTCGTTCCATCGCATTTAAATGTCGAAGCTGCCCATTTCCTCATCCATGAATTAGAACGGCGAATTAAAAAGGAACTGGACATAGATATCGTGATTCATATCGATCCGGTTGAAGGGATTGACGAATGGTTGGAAGAAAAGGAAAGAGAAAAAGAATAA
- a CDS encoding LiaI-LiaF-like domain-containing protein, translating to MRTWRVGTISMGIALLGLGICLLLSRMEKNDLVTVMKGWWPIIFIILGIEILVYVVLHRKSNSPIKYDLFSIFIVGMIGFVGVMILSLHSVGLLDKMEQFVFSNIRTVDLPTFSESVDDVERIVLETKEPLKIETTEEEKVVAFGTIRTVINDDSPIFQTANDYIQSKKIGDTLYVTVKEKPIIRYEYENQMDVTVFVPYDVPLEVNGNYQEITLRTRMMMSNWQFDQLSELNVVLSQNNDVTIIAEKVDRVNSESISWEIEPYDKDAPSDVDRPMKNVSYKSGKGTYHLFINDAESVEVVEQK from the coding sequence ATGAGAACTTGGCGAGTAGGTACAATTTCCATGGGAATTGCGTTGTTAGGTTTAGGAATTTGTTTACTTTTATCTCGTATGGAAAAAAATGATTTGGTCACTGTGATGAAAGGATGGTGGCCGATTATTTTCATCATTCTCGGAATCGAAATTTTGGTCTACGTCGTTTTACATCGAAAATCCAATTCCCCGATTAAATATGATTTGTTTAGTATATTTATAGTCGGAATGATCGGCTTTGTCGGTGTAATGATTCTTTCATTACATTCCGTAGGGCTTTTGGATAAAATGGAACAATTTGTTTTCTCAAATATTCGGACGGTGGATTTGCCAACCTTTTCGGAATCGGTGGACGATGTGGAACGCATTGTTCTTGAAACAAAGGAACCATTGAAAATCGAAACGACGGAAGAAGAAAAGGTAGTCGCTTTCGGTACAATCCGGACGGTTATAAACGACGATTCACCTATATTTCAAACGGCTAATGACTATATCCAATCCAAAAAAATTGGTGATACTTTATATGTAACGGTTAAGGAAAAACCGATTATTCGTTATGAATACGAGAATCAAATGGATGTAACGGTTTTCGTTCCTTACGACGTTCCATTGGAAGTGAATGGGAATTATCAAGAAATTACCCTTCGAACAAGGATGATGATGAGCAATTGGCAGTTCGATCAACTATCAGAATTAAATGTAGTTCTATCACAAAATAATGATGTCACGATTATTGCCGAAAAGGTAGACCGGGTTAATTCCGAAAGTATTTCCTGGGAAATTGAACCGTATGATAAAGATGCTCCTTCTGATGTTGATCGTCCAATGAAAAATGTTTCTTATAAAAGCGGAAAGGGAACATATCATTTATTTATAAACGATGCGGAAAGTGTAGAAGTAGTGGAACAAAAATGA